Proteins co-encoded in one Dendropsophus ebraccatus isolate aDenEbr1 chromosome 9, aDenEbr1.pat, whole genome shotgun sequence genomic window:
- the LOC138801032 gene encoding uncharacterized protein: MQLRPRSQKRLFYPPWLNLRSLPLFWQMPQPMRSDSQPGQQHHQTQPEELFGLRTGLAMQLQKQKFAVFRVKENFCLGQNWTNYWRRQEIKRRGFPPPFNQTPIDFFVPKVGVDSVEEDRTEEEEVEDTVNLGATSSTKNPIPIRSHLPSNTGIRVGGRLKFFAQEWKKICGSSWVLRYIQEGVDFDFISRPPTRFVITKSQMGEVGAKTLVKEVISLIDKDVLVPVPHGEIEQGFYSTLFLVQKPDLSFRVIINLKPLNRFLKYQRFKMESIKSTINLLQKNCFMASIDLKDAYLHVPIHKQYQKYLRIAIRINNNLCHLQFQALPFGIAIAPRVFTKIIAEMAAHIREGPAQQKRFLGIDLDSSSQKSYLPEDKIRKLRDTVTAVLQNPRITIRKGMSLLGLFTAAIPAVPWALIHSRPLQRRLLEVWDGSPKGKKSTILISGSPKRNTKHQGRLPQPEFTAPGRMATKPGSFSHDHGLMGNTGGGSIRHKSQPAGDKVLFAVSPGPASSNRRIVTDLEVEANVCLSAVTSSSKGTEEDKAGQGQGDSSGSLLAQKSVVFLPNSDVHIRPMGSPGPSGSSSSGASAASTSGQAPLDGLALERLILKGTTTIDLDKPNLAAILDFLQKGLEKGLKAATLKAHSTRAVSTSWAEKGDVSLEQICKAATWSSPHTFFRHYRLDLSSTSDISFGRRVLQAVVPP, translated from the exons ATGCAATTAAGGCCAAGGAGTCAGAAGAGACTATTCTATCCTCCTTGGCTCAACTTAAGAAGTCTACCTCTTTTTTGGCAGATGCCTCAGCCGATGCGCTCAGATTCTCAGCCAGGTCAGCAGCATCATCAAACTCAGCCAGAAGAGCTATTTGGCTTAAGAACTGGTCTGGCGATGCAGTTGCAAAAGCAAAAATTTGCAGTTTTCCGTGTGAAGGAGAATTTTTGTTTGGGTCAGAACTGGACAAATTATTGGAGAAGGCAGGAGATAAAAAGAAGGGGTTTCCCTCCTCCTTTCAACCAAACGCCTATAGATTTTTTCGTCCCCAAAGTAGGGGTGGATTCAGTAGAAGAGGATcggacagaggaggaagaggtagagGATACGGTAAATCTAGGGGCTACCTCTTCAACCAAAAATCCGATACCTATAAGAAGCCATCTACCCAGTAATACTGGGATCAGGGTGGGGGGTAGATTAAAATTTTTTGCCCAGGAGTGGAAGAAGATCTGTGGCAGCTCCTGGGTCCTGAGATACATTCAGGAAGGTGTGGACTTTGACTTTATCTCCCGACCCCCCACACGATTCGTAATAACGAAGAGCCAAATGGGAGAAGTAGGGGCTAAGACTCTAGTGAAAGAGGTTATTTCTCTTATTGATAAGGACGTGCTTGTCCCGGTGCCACACGGTGAAATAGAACAGGGGTTTTACTCTACACTCTTTTTAGTTCAAAAACCCGATTTATCCTTTAGGGTCATTATTAATTTAAAACCCCTTAACAGATTCCTAAAGTATCAGAGATTTAAAATGGAATCCATTAAGTCCACAATAaatttattacagaaaaattgCTTTATGGCCTCCATTGATTTAAAAGATGCCTACCTGCATGTACCCATACACAAACAATATCAAAAATACTTGAGGATTGCTATACGGATTAATAATAACCTGTGTCACCTTCAATTCCAGGCCCTTCCCTTTGGAATTGCAATAGCCCCGAGAGTTTTCACCAAAATAATCGCAGAGATGGCAGCGCACATTCGGGAAGGTCCAG CCCAGCAGAAAAGATTCCTAGGAATAGACTTAGACTCATCTTCTCAAAAATCCTACCTACCAGAAGACAAAATTCGCAAACTAAGGGATACAGTAACCGCAGTACTACAAAACCCCAGAATAACCATAAGGAAGGGTATGTCTCTATTAGGTCTATTCACTGCAGCCATCCCAGCAGTACCTTGGGCCCTAATCCACAGTAGACCCTTACAAAGACGCCTCTTGGAGGTGTGGGATGGGTCTCCCAAAGG AAAAAAATCTACTATCCTTATCAGCGGTTCACCTAAAAGGAACACAAAACATCAGGGCAGATTAcctcagccggaattcactgcacCAGGGAGAATGGCAACTAAACCCGGAAGTTTTTCACATGATCACGGACTTATGGGGAATACCGGAGGTGGATCTATTCGCCACAAGAGCCAACCGGCAGGTGACAAAGTTCTGTTCGCTGTCTCCCCGGGACCAGCCTCTAGCAATAGACGCATTGTCACAGACTTGGAGGTGGAGGCTAATGTATGCCTTTCCGCCGTTACCTCTTCTTCCAAGGGTACTGAGGAAGATAAGGCAGGACAGGGCCAGGGTGATTCTAGTGGCTCCCTTTTGGCCCAGAAGAGCGTGGTTTTCCTGCCTAACTCAGATGTCCATATCAGACCCATGGGTTCTCCCGGACCGTCCGGATCTTCTTCTTCAGGGGCCAGTGCAGCATCCACAAGTGGACAAGCTCCACTTGACGGCCTGGCTCTTGAAAGGTTAATCCTGAAAG GCACCACGACAATAGACCTTGACAAACCGAACCTGGCTGCGATTCTGGACTTCCTGCAAAAAGGACTTGAGaaaggactaaaagcagctactcTTAAG GCTCACTCCACACGTGCAGTGTCAACATCTTGGGCAGAGAAGGGAGATGTCTCTCTAGAGCAGATCTGTAAGGCTGCCActtggtcttctcctcacacttttTTTCGTCACTACCGTTTGGATCTGTCTTCTACTTCTGATATTTCCTTTGGTAGAAGGGTCTTGCAAGCTGTAGTCCCACCCTGA